A stretch of the Capsicum annuum cultivar UCD-10X-F1 chromosome 10, UCD10Xv1.1, whole genome shotgun sequence genome encodes the following:
- the LOC107845334 gene encoding guanylate-binding protein 4-like produces MRRLFVRGSAGDSPPQQSPSPSPPQSSVPSSVNIAAGPARPIRFVYCDEKGKFQIDPEALAILQLVKEPVGIVSVCGRARQGKSFILNQLLGRSSGFQVAATHRPCTKGIWLWSAPLRRTSLDGAEYNLLLLDTEGIDAYDQTGTYSTQIFSLAVLLSSMFVYNQMGGIDEAALDRLSLVTEMTKHIRVRASGGRASASELGQFSPIFVWLLRDFYLDLVEDNCKITPRDYLELALRPVQGGGKDVAAKNEIRDSIRALFPDRECFPLVRPLSNENELQRLDQIPLENLRPEFKAGLDALTRFVFERTRPKQVGATIMTGPLFARITQSFLDALNNGAVPTITSSWQSVEEAECQRAYDLAADRYMASFDRSKPPEEGALREAHEDAAQKSMAEFNSTAVGAGSIRMKYEKRLQNFIKKAFEELKKDAFREAYLQCSNAIRDMEKDLRIACHAPDANIDSVLKVLDRLVSKYEATCQGPEKWRKLIVFLQQSLEGPLFDLIKKQTDQLGSEKTTLALKCRSIEDKMNLLNKQLEASEKYKSEYLKRYEDAINVKKQLADDYTSRITNLQSKYSSLEERYSSLSKMFTSAKHESAEWKRKYEQLLLKQKADEDQSSAEVSVLKSRTAAAEARLAAAKEQAESAQEEAEEWKRKYDIAVKEVKIALEKAASAQERANKETQLREDALRDEFSSTLSDKEEEIKDKTSKLEQAEQRLATLSLELRTADSKVKNYALEVSALKVEIKELVERLENANATAQSFEREAKILEQEKVHLEQKYRSEFDRFEDVQDRYKSAETEAKRATELADKARAEAATALKEKNEIQRLAMERLAQIEKAARAIEKLEREREDLADEVGRHHRAEKDARSKVAMLEARVEEREKEIEMLLKSNNEQRASTVQVLESLLETERVACAEANNRSEALSVQLQATQGKLDLLQQQLTAVRLNETALDSKLRTASHGKRGRIDEYEAGFESVHDMDTNDRPTRGNKRSKSTTSPLKFSSPPEDGGSVFRGDDNAHSQQTNGDEDYTKFTVQKLKQELTKHNFGAELLQLKNANKKDILALYEKCILQKS; encoded by the exons CTTCTTGGTAGGAGTAGTGGTTTTCAAGTGGCTGCAACTCATCGTCCATGCACAAAAGGTATTTGGTTGTGGAGTGCACCTTTAAGGAGAACATCTCTTGATGGAGCAGAATACAACCTGTTACTGTTGGACACAGAAGGAATTGATGCTTATGATCAAACG GGAACATATAGCACTCAGATATTCTCCTTGGCGGTCCTACTTTCAAGTATGTTTGTATATAACCAG ATGGGTGGTATTGACGAAGCTGCACTTGACCGCCTCTCTCTTGTCACTGAAATGACTAAACATATTCGTGTTAGAGCCTCTGGAGGAAGGGCCAGTGCTTCCGAGCTTGGACAGTTCTCTCCAATTTTCGTTTGGTTGCTTAGg GATTTTTATTTGGATTTGGTTGAGGACAACTGCAAAATAACTCCGCGGGACTACCTTGAACTTGCTTTGAGGCCAGTTCAAGGTGGCGGGAAAGATGTTGCTGCTAAAAACGAG ATTAGGGACTCCATTCGTGCGCTTTTCCCTGACAGAGAATGCTTCCCCCTTGTGCGGCCTCTGAGCAATGAAAATGAACTTCAACGGCTAGATCAAATACCA TTGGAAAACCTGAGGCCAGAGTTTAAAGCAGGTCTTGATGCTTTGACAAGATTTGTCTTTGAGAGGACAAGACCCAAGCAAGTTGGAGCAACTATTATGACTGGACCTCTCTTTGCTCGCATAACTCAGTCCTTCCTGGATGCTCTTAACAATGGTGCAGTGCCCACCATCACCTCTTCATGGCAG AGTGTTGAGGAAGCTGAATGTCAAAGGGCATATGATTTGGCTGCTGATAGATACATGGCTTCATTTGATCGTTCTAAGCCTCCGGAGGAA GGTGCACTAAGAGAAGCACATGAAGATGCAGCTCAAAAATCCATGGCAGAATTTAATTCTACTGCTGTGGGGGCCGGATCCATCAGGATGAAATATGAGAAGCGTctccaaaatttcataaaaaaggcaTTTGAG GAGCTTAAAAAGGATGCCTTTAGGGAGGCTTATCTCCAATGTTCAAATGCCATACGGGACATGGAAAAGGATCTGAGGATAGCTTGCCATGCTCCTGATGCAAATATAGATAGTGTGCTTAAG GTTCTTGATCGTTTAGTGTCTAAGTATGAAGCCACTTGTCAGGGTCCTGAGAAGTGGAGAAAATTGATCGTCTTTTTACAACAAAG CTTGGAGGGTCCACTCTTTGATCTCATCAAGAAGCAAACAGACCAACTTGGATCAGAAAAAACTACTCTTGCATTAAAATGCCGCTCCATTGAGGATAAGATGAACTTACTTAACAAACAACTGGAAGCTAGTGAGAAGTACAAATCCGAATATTTGAAGCGTTACGAAGACGCCATCAACGTCAAGAAGCAGCTTGCAGATGATTACACGAGTCGTATCACAAATTTGCAGAGTAAATATAGTTCATTGGAAGAGAGATATTCAAGCTTATCAAAAATGTTCACTTCAGCTAAGCATGAGTCTGCAGAatggaaaagaaaatatgaacaacTTCTGTTGAAGCAGAAGGCTGATGAAGACCAATCAAGTGCAGAAGTATCTGTTCTGAAGTCCAGAACTGCAGCTGCTGAAGCAAGGCTGGCTGCTGCCAAAGAACAAGCTGAGTCGGCTCAAGAGGAGGCGGAGGAGTGGAAACGTAAATATGACATTGCTGTCAAGGAAGTTAAGATTGCTCTTGAGAAGGCAGCATCTGCCCAAGAGCGCGCAAACAAGGAAACCCAATTGAGAGAAGATGCTTTAAGGGATGAATTTTCAAGCACTCTGTCTGATAAG gaagaagaaataaaagacaagACATCTAAGCTTGAGCAGGCTGAGCAGCGTTTAGCAACACTGAGTTTGGAGTTGAGG ACTGCTGATTCAAAGGTAAAGAACTATGCCCTAGAAGTGTCAGCCTTAAAGGTTGAAATCAAGGAATTGGTTGAAAGGCTAGAGAATGCAAATGCTACTGCACAATCATTTGAAAGAGAAGCTAAGATTCTGGAACAGGAAAAGGTTCATCTGGAGCAGAAGTACCGGTCGGAATTCGATAGATTTGAGGATGTTCAAGATAGATATAAATCAGCTGAAACAGAGGCAAAAAGGGCAACTGAGCTGGCTGATAAAGCAAGGGCTGAAGCAGCTACGGCCctgaaagaaaagaatgaaattcAGCGGTTAGCTATGGAAAGATTAGCTCAGATTGAGAAGGCTGCCAGAGCTATTGAAAAGTTAGAGAGGGAAAGAGAAGATTTGGCTGATGAAGTAGGGAGGCATCATCGTGCTGAGAAGGATGCAAGGTCAAAAGTTGCAATGCTGGAGGCTCGagtagaagaaagagaaaaagaaattgaGATGCTGCTGAAATCAAATAATGAACAAAGGGCCAGTACTGTGCAAGTCCTTGAAAGTCTATTGGAGACTGAGCGCGTAGCATGTGCTGAAGCAAACAATAGGTCGGAAGCACTCTCTGTTCAGTTGCAAGCTACTCAAGGAAAGCTAGATCTTCTTCAACAACAGTTAACTGCAGTTCGGCTGAATGAAACTGCACTGGATAGCAAACTTAGAACTGCTTCCCATGGCAAACGTGGCAGGATAGATGAATACGAAGCTGGATTTGAATCTGTCCATGACATGGATACAAATGATAGACCAACAAGAGGAAATAAGAGGTCCAAGAGTACAACCAGTCCCTTGAAGTTTTCTTCCCCACCAGAAGATGGAGGTTCTGTATTCAGGGGAGATGACAATGCTCATAGTCAACAAACAAATGGTGATGAGGATTATACGAAGTTTACAGTGCAGAAACTAAAGCAGGAACTCACGAAACATAATTTTGGGGCTGAACTACTCCAACTGAAGAATGCAAACAAGAAGGATATCCTAGCTTTGTATGAGAAATGTATACTCCAGAAATCATAG
- the LOC107844847 gene encoding serine/threonine-protein kinase-like protein CCR2, with the protein MSRGEFIIIYNIILAILAIIIIILVILLFIYCKKKPIKAEETLPTKQTACSYSLMDIHAATDGFNYRRIIGQGRIGSVYIGILPNGDQQVAIKRIHPRLVLSNAGFGFSSMMKWLSLVDHPNIVPILGFSEAPGERIVVTEYGGMLSLDFYLHQKRDVVGGGTSLLDWNCRLRVASGVARGIEYLHEVMAPHIVHGCIKPSNILIDVKFCARVCDYGLYFFLGNYDQRQLGLIGYIDDEYWIGNDKRGCSKESDVYGLGVVLLELLSGRKSDEQGLLVKWALPLIKEMKFGEFFDNRLVLPNDIRPLVRLAKVALACVGNSRKSRPSIVQVAAILNSLEDGLLYAFD; encoded by the coding sequence ATGAGTCGTGGAGAGttcataattatttataatattattttggcTATACTTGCAATTATCATCATAATTCTTGTTATCCTACTCTTCATTTATTGCAAGAAAAAACCAATCAAGGCTGAAGAAACTCTTCCTACTAAGCAAACTGCATGTTCTTATTCATTAATGGATATTCATGCAGCCACAGATGGATTTAATTATCGAAGAATCATCGGTCAAGGGCGTATAGGAAGTGTATATATAGGTATATTACCAAATGGAGATCAACAAGTAGCTATAAAAAGGATCCATCCGAGGCTCGTGTTGAGCAATGCTGGATTTGGATTTTCATCAATGATGAAATGGCTTTCTTTAGTTGATCACCCTAACATAGTGCCAATTTTAGGGTTTTCTGAGGCTCCTGGGGAAAGAATTGTGGTAACGGAATATGGAGGTATGTTGAGTCTTGATTTCTACTTGCATCAAAAGCGcgatgttgttggtggtggaaCCTCTTTATTGGATTGGAATTGTAGGTTACGAGTTGCTTCTGGTGTTGCTAGAGGAATAGAATATTTACATGAAGTTATGGCGCCACATATAGTCCATGGTTGCATTAAACCCTCGAATATACTAATAGATGTTAAATTTTGTGCTAGGGTTTGTGACTAtggtttatattttttcttgGGTAATTATGATCAAAGGCAACTAGGGTTAAttggatatattgatgatgaatatTGGATTGGTAATGACAAAAGGGGTTGTTCTAAAGAAAGTGATGTATATGGATTAGGTGTTGTTTTGTTGGAGTTGTTGAGTGGAAGGAAAAGTGATGAACAAGGATTACTTGTGAAATGGGCATTGCCATTGATTAAAGAAATGAAATTTGGTGAATTTTTCGACAATAGACTTGTATTGCCTAATGATATTAGGCCACTTGTTAGATTGGCTAAAGTTGCATTAGCTTGTGTTGGGAATTCAAGAAAAAGTAGGCCTTCAATTGTACAAGTTGCTGCTATTTTGAATAGCTTAGAAGATGGATTATTATACGCTTTTGATTAG